In the Gemmatimonadota bacterium genome, one interval contains:
- a CDS encoding xanthine dehydrogenase family protein molybdopterin-binding subunit — MDSLKNSTGRQEPTGVDRRDFLRVSAIAGGGLLLGAYIRPAEALAGTVAALHPTATADVFAPNVYIRLTPDGKVTIVNKNPEIGQGIKTMLPMIIAEELDVDWGTVTVAQGDSEPDKYGQQFAGGSTATPMNWDEHRRVGAAGRQMLVAAAAAKWGVSATELTTTAGTVHHASSGRRIGYGELVTAAAALTAPDLKTVTLKNPKDFRIIGKFTKGVDNAKVITGKPLFGIDVSVPGMKYAIFEKCPVFGGKVKSANVDAIKAMPGIKTAFVVEGGTALNGLLGGVAIVADSWWYAQKARAQLQVTWDEGTTATQGSDSFAAKAAEIAKAAPFKTLRKDGDPDAALATAAKVVSASYFYPFISHATLEPQNCTASFSNGTLEVWAPTQNPQPGRQLVAKTLGIEEKAVTIHMTRCGGGFGRRLSNDYMVEAAWIAKEAGVPVKLVWSREDDMRHDFYRPAGWHNLTAGVDAAGKIVAWKNHFVSFGEGERFSASSGMAPTEFPSRFIANFQYDNTNIPSGVPTGPLRAPGSNALAFVFHSFIDELAEAAGKDPVQFRLDLLGDPRVVANPDGSAAYDAGRMRGVLELVAEKSQWGKGSLPKGTGRGVAFHFSHRGYFAEVVEASVAANGAVKVHKVWVAGDVGNQIINPSGAEQQVQGSVLDGLSEAMTQEITVKAGRTEQGNFNQYQLLRMRQAPPVEVHYRITPFSPTGMGEPALPPVVPALCNAIYAATGKRVRTLPLSKSGFRWA; from the coding sequence ATGGACTCGCTCAAGAACTCCACGGGGCGCCAGGAGCCGACGGGCGTCGATCGCCGCGACTTCCTCCGCGTGTCGGCGATCGCCGGTGGCGGACTGCTGCTCGGCGCGTACATCCGCCCCGCGGAGGCGCTCGCCGGCACCGTGGCCGCGTTGCACCCGACGGCGACCGCCGATGTCTTCGCGCCGAACGTCTACATTCGCCTGACGCCCGACGGCAAGGTGACCATCGTCAACAAGAACCCCGAGATCGGCCAGGGGATCAAGACGATGCTCCCGATGATCATCGCCGAGGAGCTGGATGTCGACTGGGGCACCGTGACGGTCGCGCAGGGTGACAGTGAGCCCGACAAGTACGGGCAGCAGTTTGCCGGTGGGAGCACCGCCACGCCGATGAACTGGGACGAGCACCGCCGCGTCGGCGCCGCGGGGCGCCAGATGCTGGTCGCCGCCGCCGCCGCCAAGTGGGGCGTCAGCGCGACCGAACTCACGACCACGGCGGGGACGGTGCACCACGCGTCCTCGGGGCGGCGTATCGGCTACGGCGAGCTGGTGACCGCGGCCGCCGCCCTCACCGCCCCCGACCTCAAGACCGTCACCCTCAAGAACCCCAAGGACTTCCGCATCATCGGGAAGTTCACCAAGGGGGTCGACAACGCCAAGGTCATCACCGGCAAGCCGCTGTTTGGCATCGACGTCTCCGTACCGGGGATGAAGTACGCCATCTTCGAGAAGTGCCCGGTGTTCGGCGGCAAGGTCAAGTCGGCCAACGTCGACGCCATCAAGGCGATGCCGGGGATCAAGACGGCCTTCGTCGTGGAGGGCGGGACGGCGCTCAACGGCCTGCTCGGCGGCGTGGCGATCGTCGCCGACAGCTGGTGGTACGCGCAGAAGGCGCGCGCGCAGCTGCAGGTCACCTGGGACGAGGGGACGACTGCCACGCAGGGGAGCGACAGCTTCGCCGCCAAGGCGGCGGAGATCGCCAAGGCCGCGCCGTTCAAGACGCTGCGCAAGGACGGTGATCCTGACGCCGCACTCGCGACGGCCGCCAAGGTCGTCTCGGCGTCGTACTTCTATCCGTTCATTTCGCACGCCACGCTCGAACCGCAGAACTGCACGGCGTCGTTCAGCAACGGCACGCTGGAGGTCTGGGCGCCGACGCAGAATCCGCAGCCGGGGCGCCAGCTCGTGGCCAAGACGTTAGGCATCGAGGAGAAGGCGGTCACCATCCACATGACCCGCTGCGGCGGCGGCTTTGGCCGGCGCCTCAGCAACGACTACATGGTGGAAGCGGCCTGGATCGCCAAGGAAGCGGGGGTGCCGGTCAAGCTGGTCTGGTCGCGCGAAGACGACATGCGCCACGATTTCTACCGCCCGGCCGGCTGGCACAACCTCACGGCCGGTGTCGACGCCGCGGGGAAGATCGTCGCCTGGAAGAACCACTTCGTGTCGTTTGGCGAAGGGGAGCGTTTCAGCGCCAGCAGCGGGATGGCGCCGACCGAGTTCCCGTCGCGCTTCATCGCCAACTTCCAGTACGACAACACCAACATCCCGTCCGGCGTCCCCACGGGCCCGCTCCGCGCGCCGGGGAGCAACGCGCTGGCCTTCGTCTTCCACTCGTTCATCGACGAGCTGGCGGAAGCGGCGGGGAAGGACCCGGTCCAGTTCCGGCTCGACTTGTTAGGCGACCCGCGCGTCGTCGCCAACCCCGACGGGAGCGCGGCCTACGATGCCGGGCGCATGCGCGGCGTCCTGGAACTGGTCGCCGAGAAGTCGCAGTGGGGGAAGGGGAGCCTGCCCAAGGGGACGGGGCGTGGGGTCGCCTTCCACTTCAGCCACCGCGGCTACTTCGCCGAGGTGGTCGAGGCGAGCGTTGCCGCCAACGGGGCCGTGAAGGTCCACAAGGTCTGGGTCGCCGGCGACGTCGGCAACCAGATCATCAACCCGAGCGGCGCGGAGCAGCAGGTGCAAGGCTCCGTGCTCGATGGGCTCTCGGAGGCGATGACGCAGGAAATCACCGTCAAGGCCGGGCGCACCGAGCAGGGGAACTTCAACCAGTACCAACTCCTGCGCATGCGGCAGGCGCCGCCGGTCGAGGTGCACTACCGCATCACCCCGTTCTCGCCGACCGGCATGGGTGAGCCGGCGCTCCCGCCGGTCGTCCCGGCGCTGTGCAACGCGATCTATGCGGCGACGGGCAAGCGGGTGCGTACGCTCCCGCTGTCCAAGAGCGGCTTCCGCTGGGCCTAA
- a CDS encoding nuclear transport factor 2 family protein, which produces MRLHRFALLFVAATFAPVAALAAQDYAPATGQPPSVQLPAALARVLRDYERGWRAGDAAGVAALFSEDGMALPNGRPPAPGRPAIIAAYQGPGGDLRLRALAFATADSVGYIIGAYRYGDGTGDLGKFVLALTRRGTGPWMIAADIDNTNAPSAR; this is translated from the coding sequence ATGCGCCTCCATCGTTTCGCCCTCCTGTTCGTCGCCGCCACGTTCGCGCCGGTCGCCGCGCTTGCCGCACAGGACTACGCTCCGGCGACGGGACAACCACCGTCGGTCCAGCTCCCCGCCGCGCTCGCGCGGGTGTTGCGCGACTACGAGCGCGGCTGGCGGGCTGGCGATGCCGCGGGGGTCGCCGCGCTCTTCTCGGAGGACGGGATGGCGCTCCCCAACGGGCGGCCGCCGGCCCCCGGCCGACCGGCGATCATCGCCGCCTATCAGGGACCGGGGGGCGATCTGCGGCTCCGCGCCCTCGCGTTTGCCACGGCGGACTCCGTGGGCTACATCATCGGGGCATATCGCTACGGTGACGGCACCGGCGACCTGGGCAAGTTCGTCCTCGCCCTCACGCGGCGCGGGACCGGCCCGTGGATGATCGCCGCCGACATCGACAATACCAACGCTCCTTCAGCCCGTTAG
- a CDS encoding nuclear transport factor 2 family protein: MADRRAASHPRWSPAARRWGTALLLAAGVAALAPVAGAQSPAEQRLLRLTEARVAADFTADRASLDTLLAADLTYARSSGVLDDKGKVLAEVGPGGPYALDYLTPDSLHARSYGSSGVVTGILRVKLKAQATPYRIRFTDVWVERGGHWQLAAFQATRLP; this comes from the coding sequence ATGGCCGACCGTCGCGCCGCATCCCATCCCCGGTGGTCACCAGCCGCGCGTCGCTGGGGCACCGCGCTCCTGCTCGCCGCGGGCGTTGCGGCCCTCGCCCCCGTCGCCGGAGCCCAGTCGCCCGCCGAGCAGCGATTGTTGCGCCTGACGGAAGCGCGCGTGGCCGCCGACTTCACCGCCGACCGCGCCTCGCTCGACACCCTGCTCGCCGCCGACCTGACCTATGCGCGGTCGAGCGGCGTGCTGGACGACAAGGGCAAGGTGCTCGCCGAGGTGGGCCCCGGCGGTCCATACGCGCTCGACTACCTCACGCCGGATTCGCTGCACGCGCGCTCGTATGGCAGCAGCGGTGTGGTGACCGGCATCCTGCGCGTCAAGCTCAAGGCGCAGGCGACCCCGTATCGCATCCGGTTCACCGACGTGTGGGTGGAGCGGGGCGGGCACTGGCAACTCGCCGCGTTTCAGGCGACCCGGCTGCCCTAG
- a CDS encoding pirin family protein produces the protein MSIRPVSSITPALPTMEGAGVKLHRAFGFHDPEAQDPFLLFDDFRNERPSDYLRGFPWHPHRGIETITYVLAGTVDHADSLGNAGSLGGGDVQWMTAGRGILHQEMPHGDATGRMHGFQLWANLPSSLKMTTPRYQDVSSRDIPEIIDDDGTCVRVVCGEFWGQRGPVEGIAADPRYLDVRIPAGRRKVLPVEVTRHAFAYVFEGSASFRDASDPFGVLTEGADSHDAPVREEAGDRSLVTFDRGDEVVVRAGEQGVRFLLVSGRPLAEPVAWYGPIVMNTQAELRQAMQELRDGSFITR, from the coding sequence ATGTCCATCCGCCCCGTCTCGAGCATCACCCCCGCCCTTCCTACCATGGAGGGGGCCGGCGTGAAGCTGCATCGCGCCTTCGGCTTCCACGATCCGGAGGCCCAGGATCCATTCCTGCTCTTCGACGATTTCCGCAACGAGCGCCCGTCGGACTACCTGCGCGGCTTTCCGTGGCACCCGCATCGCGGGATCGAGACGATCACCTACGTGCTGGCGGGGACGGTGGACCATGCCGACTCGCTGGGAAACGCCGGGTCGTTAGGCGGTGGCGACGTGCAGTGGATGACCGCGGGGCGCGGGATCCTGCACCAGGAGATGCCGCACGGCGACGCGACCGGACGTATGCACGGCTTCCAGCTCTGGGCCAACCTCCCCTCGTCGCTCAAGATGACGACGCCGCGCTACCAGGACGTCTCGTCGCGCGACATCCCGGAGATCATCGACGACGACGGCACATGCGTGCGCGTCGTGTGCGGCGAGTTCTGGGGGCAGCGTGGCCCCGTGGAAGGGATCGCCGCTGATCCACGATATCTCGATGTCCGGATCCCCGCCGGGCGTCGCAAGGTCCTCCCGGTTGAGGTCACGCGCCACGCCTTTGCCTACGTGTTCGAGGGGAGCGCCTCGTTCCGCGATGCCTCGGATCCGTTCGGCGTGCTGACCGAGGGGGCGGACTCGCATGACGCCCCGGTCCGCGAGGAGGCCGGCGATCGATCGCTGGTCACGTTCGACCGGGGCGACGAGGTCGTCGTGCGCGCCGGCGAACAGGGCGTGCGCTTCCTCCTGGTGTCGGGGCGCCCGCTGGCGGAGCCGGTCGCCTGGTATGGGCCGATCGTGATGAACACGCAGGCCGAACTGCGCCAGGCCATGCAGGAGCTGCGCGACGGATCGTTCATCACGCGTTAG
- a CDS encoding ABC transporter ATP-binding protein: protein MGDVDVHALQGVDLDLFPGEFVVILGPSGSGKSTLLNILGGLDAPTSGDVHFRDHDLVAASEAELTRYRREHVGFVFQFYNLIPSLTARENVALVTEIADRPMTAEEALARVGLTERLDHFPSQMSGGEQQRVAIARALAKRPDVLLCDEPTGALDAETGIIVLEALAEINREMGTTTVVITHNATIAQMAHRVLRMRSGRIVEEVRNAVRVPARLLEW from the coding sequence ATGGGGGATGTCGACGTCCACGCCCTGCAGGGGGTCGATCTCGACCTCTTTCCCGGCGAGTTCGTCGTCATCCTCGGTCCCTCGGGCAGCGGCAAGTCCACGCTGCTCAACATCCTCGGCGGATTGGATGCGCCCACCTCCGGCGACGTCCACTTTCGGGACCACGACCTGGTCGCCGCGTCCGAAGCCGAACTCACGCGGTACCGGCGCGAGCACGTCGGTTTCGTCTTCCAGTTCTACAACCTCATCCCCAGCCTCACCGCCCGCGAGAATGTCGCGCTGGTGACGGAGATCGCCGACCGACCGATGACGGCCGAGGAGGCGTTGGCGCGCGTCGGGCTCACCGAGCGCCTCGATCACTTTCCGTCGCAGATGTCGGGCGGGGAACAGCAACGCGTGGCGATCGCCCGTGCCCTCGCCAAGCGCCCCGACGTCCTGCTCTGCGACGAGCCCACGGGAGCGCTCGACGCCGAGACCGGGATCATCGTCCTCGAGGCGCTCGCCGAGATCAATCGCGAGATGGGGACCACGACCGTGGTCATCACGCATAACGCCACGATCGCGCAGATGGCGCATCGCGTCCTGCGCATGCGCAGCGGGCGCATCGTGGAGGAAGTGCGCAACGCCGTGCGCGTTCCCGCCCGGTTGCTGGAGTGGTGA
- a CDS encoding ABC transporter permease yields MRALTRKLLRDAWHYRGQMTAIAAVVACGIATFVALRSMHGHLRGSQRAYYASARFADVFAPVRRAPLRVVQELQALRGVANVDARIVADVVADVPRLAEPAVVRLVSVPVPRTTSLNEVHLSEGRWPVPANEDEVVASRAFAAANGLALGDSIGVVLNGRWRWLRIVGTGVSPEYVYEIAAASLFPDNRRFGVLWMGRASLAAAFDLAGAFNDLALTLAPGVVPASVLEAVDTLLAPFGSVGAYPRADQVSHQFLEGEIDETQVTSIILPAIFLAVTAFLLHVVLSRLVGMQREQIATLKAFGYGNVAIARHYLALAMVPVAGGVVAGTLFGLWFASRLAVVYARFYQFPSAAFVPDWTIAAAAAAIGVGAGVLGALGAVMRGGSLPPAEAMRPEAPARFRRGALESLLALVTRSPRHAIVARNLARRPGKTVLAIAGLALAGGLVIATQGMFDAVDFIKMLQFDVVERGDLTVTFREPQRAQSVRDIAREVGVLEAEGFRVVPVRVRHHAATYRTAILVYPSDAALRRVVAMDRSIRRVPAEGILLSESLALRIGARRGDQVQLEWLEGTRAVTTVIVSGTNRDMLGSAAYMAPDAMQQLQGGVPLYSGAIVRADPRRLDTLYARLKAMPAVSGVAVRRAMLDSFERTIAESFTISLAFTLGFACVIAAGIVYNGARVALSERGRELASLRILGFTRGEVAGMLLGEQAALTIASFPVAFAVAYAFSWLIAARFESALFRIPIVARPATYLFGAVAVSIAAVLSAIIVRRRIDRLDLVAVLKTRE; encoded by the coding sequence ATGCGAGCGCTCACGCGGAAGCTCCTGCGCGACGCCTGGCACTATCGCGGGCAGATGACGGCGATCGCGGCGGTGGTGGCATGCGGCATCGCGACCTTTGTCGCGCTGCGCAGCATGCACGGGCACCTGCGTGGCTCCCAGCGCGCGTACTACGCGTCGGCGCGCTTCGCCGATGTCTTTGCGCCGGTCCGCCGCGCGCCGCTGCGCGTGGTACAGGAGCTCCAGGCGTTGCGAGGTGTCGCGAATGTCGACGCGCGCATCGTGGCCGACGTGGTCGCCGACGTGCCGCGACTCGCGGAGCCGGCGGTCGTTCGACTCGTCTCCGTGCCCGTGCCGCGGACGACGTCGCTCAACGAGGTGCACCTGTCGGAGGGGCGCTGGCCGGTGCCGGCGAACGAGGACGAGGTCGTCGCGTCGCGCGCCTTCGCGGCGGCCAACGGACTCGCCCTTGGCGACTCGATCGGTGTCGTGCTCAACGGGCGTTGGCGGTGGCTGCGCATCGTTGGGACGGGTGTCTCCCCCGAGTACGTGTACGAGATCGCCGCGGCGAGCCTCTTTCCCGACAACCGCCGGTTTGGGGTGCTCTGGATGGGGCGCGCGTCGCTGGCCGCCGCCTTCGATCTCGCGGGGGCCTTCAACGACCTGGCCCTCACGCTCGCGCCGGGCGTCGTTCCGGCGTCGGTGCTCGAGGCGGTCGACACGCTGCTCGCCCCGTTCGGCTCGGTGGGTGCGTATCCCCGCGCCGATCAGGTGTCGCACCAGTTCCTCGAAGGTGAGATCGACGAGACGCAGGTCACGAGCATCATCCTCCCCGCCATCTTCCTTGCCGTCACCGCCTTCCTGCTCCACGTGGTGCTGTCGCGACTGGTCGGGATGCAGCGAGAGCAGATCGCCACGCTCAAGGCGTTCGGCTACGGGAACGTCGCGATTGCCCGCCACTACCTGGCACTGGCGATGGTCCCGGTCGCGGGCGGCGTCGTGGCGGGAACGCTCTTCGGGCTCTGGTTCGCGTCGCGGCTCGCCGTGGTGTACGCGCGCTTCTACCAGTTCCCCTCGGCCGCCTTCGTGCCGGACTGGACGATCGCCGCGGCGGCCGCCGCGATCGGCGTCGGGGCGGGAGTGCTTGGCGCGTTAGGCGCCGTGATGCGCGGGGGCTCGTTGCCGCCGGCGGAGGCGATGCGCCCGGAGGCGCCGGCGCGCTTCCGGCGCGGAGCCCTGGAGTCGCTGCTGGCGCTCGTGACGCGCTCGCCACGACACGCCATCGTGGCGCGAAACCTCGCGCGACGTCCGGGCAAGACGGTTCTCGCCATCGCGGGGTTGGCCCTCGCTGGCGGGCTCGTGATCGCCACGCAGGGGATGTTCGACGCGGTCGACTTCATCAAGATGCTGCAGTTCGACGTCGTCGAGCGTGGTGATCTCACCGTCACCTTCCGCGAGCCGCAGCGGGCACAGTCGGTGCGCGACATTGCGCGAGAGGTCGGTGTGCTCGAGGCAGAGGGCTTTCGCGTCGTCCCGGTGCGCGTGCGGCACCATGCCGCGACGTATCGCACCGCGATACTCGTCTATCCCTCCGACGCGGCGCTTCGACGCGTCGTGGCGATGGACCGCTCGATCCGCCGCGTGCCGGCGGAGGGGATCCTGCTCTCCGAATCGCTGGCCCTGCGCATCGGAGCCCGGCGCGGCGACCAGGTCCAGCTCGAGTGGCTCGAGGGGACTCGGGCGGTGACCACCGTCATCGTCTCCGGGACAAACCGCGACATGCTCGGCTCCGCCGCGTACATGGCGCCCGATGCCATGCAGCAGCTGCAGGGCGGCGTGCCGCTCTACTCCGGCGCCATCGTGCGCGCCGATCCCCGTCGCCTCGACACCCTGTATGCTCGCCTCAAGGCGATGCCCGCGGTGAGCGGTGTCGCGGTCCGGCGCGCCATGCTCGACAGCTTCGAGCGCACGATCGCCGAGAGCTTTACGATTTCGCTCGCCTTCACGCTCGGATTCGCCTGCGTGATCGCGGCCGGGATTGTCTACAACGGGGCGCGCGTCGCGCTCTCGGAACGCGGGCGCGAGCTCGCGAGCCTGCGGATCCTCGGCTTTACCCGCGGCGAGGTCGCGGGGATGCTGCTCGGTGAGCAAGCGGCACTCACGATCGCGTCGTTTCCGGTCGCCTTCGCCGTGGCGTACGCCTTCAGCTGGCTGATCGCCGCGCGCTTCGAATCGGCGCTGTTCCGGATTCCGATCGTGGCGCGCCCCGCGACCTATCTTTTCGGTGCGGTCGCGGTGTCCATCGCCGCCGTGCTGTCGGCGATCATCGTCCGCCGACGCATCGATCGGCTGGACCTCGTGGCTGTCCTCAAGACCCGGGAGTGA
- a CDS encoding HlyD family efflux transporter periplasmic adaptor subunit, with translation MRVTRAQVLWIVGAAAAVGIVVWRLRPAPLEVEIAPVTVGTLRVTLEEDGLTRVRHHVEIAAPVSGRVDENRLAAGDSVEVGGVVATLHPSPLDPRSRAEAQALVAQAASRTQEARAQVQQVQLLLDEARRDRVRARRLATEGALPDREREQAEALVLARERELDAANARVSAAREGERATRATLLGADPGGRAAGVPVLVRSPIRGRVLRLFEAHDRVVVAGTPLVEVGDPGSLEVVSDILSRDASHVAVGMRLEVRTSGRAPIVAHVSRVEPAAFTKRSALGVDEQRVNVIGTFEAPVSGLGDGFEVDVSIILWEGAQVLRVPSAALVPLDSGWAVYRVEDGVARRVPVTIGRRGAREVELLGGVSPGALVIVRPDERVRDGGRVRALP, from the coding sequence ATGCGCGTGACGCGAGCGCAGGTGCTGTGGATCGTTGGAGCGGCGGCGGCGGTGGGGATCGTCGTCTGGCGCCTCCGTCCCGCACCGCTCGAGGTGGAGATCGCCCCCGTGACCGTGGGGACGCTGCGGGTGACGCTCGAAGAGGATGGACTCACCCGCGTGCGTCATCACGTCGAGATCGCAGCGCCGGTGAGCGGGCGCGTCGACGAGAATCGCCTCGCCGCCGGCGATTCGGTCGAGGTCGGCGGTGTGGTGGCCACGTTGCATCCGTCGCCGCTCGACCCGCGTTCGCGCGCCGAGGCGCAGGCGCTCGTGGCGCAGGCCGCGAGTCGAACGCAGGAGGCCCGCGCACAGGTGCAGCAGGTGCAACTGCTGCTCGACGAGGCGCGCCGCGATCGCGTTCGCGCCCGTCGCCTGGCCACGGAAGGGGCGTTGCCCGATCGGGAGCGCGAGCAGGCCGAGGCGCTCGTGCTGGCTCGCGAACGGGAACTCGACGCGGCCAACGCGCGCGTGTCGGCGGCGCGCGAGGGGGAACGGGCGACGCGCGCGACGCTCCTCGGCGCCGATCCCGGTGGACGCGCGGCGGGCGTCCCGGTTCTGGTCCGGTCGCCCATCCGTGGTCGCGTGCTTCGTCTCTTCGAGGCGCACGACCGCGTCGTCGTGGCCGGCACGCCGTTGGTCGAGGTCGGAGACCCGGGGAGCCTCGAGGTGGTCAGCGACATCCTGTCGCGCGATGCGTCGCACGTGGCGGTGGGGATGCGCCTTGAGGTCCGCACGTCGGGGCGTGCTCCCATCGTGGCGCACGTGTCGCGCGTGGAGCCGGCGGCCTTCACCAAGCGTTCGGCGCTCGGTGTCGACGAGCAGCGAGTCAACGTGATCGGGACCTTCGAAGCCCCCGTGTCGGGGCTTGGAGACGGCTTCGAGGTCGACGTGAGCATCATCCTGTGGGAGGGCGCGCAGGTGTTGCGCGTCCCGTCGGCGGCGCTAGTGCCGCTCGACTCCGGGTGGGCCGTCTATCGGGTCGAGGACGGAGTGGCACGACGAGTCCCGGTCACAATCGGCCGCCGCGGGGCCCGTGAAGTCGAGCTGCTCGGCGGCGTCTCGCCGGGCGCTCTCGTGATCGTGCGCCCGGATGAGCGGGTCCGCGACGGTGGGCGCGTGCGCGCGCTCCCCTAA
- a CDS encoding amino acid ABC transporter ATP-binding protein, with amino-acid sequence MSAPLEIRGLSARRGDQEVLRGVDLDVAPGEICALMGVSGAGKSTVLRSIAALQPFSAGHIRIGDVTLAPGALPGEARLRPLRRKVGMVFQAHALFEHLTVLDNLTLAPMHALGWPQARAEEVARELLASLGVLERIHALPRELSGGEAQRVAIARALAPDPLVLLMDEPTSALDPARRGSLGDTLRTLARSGRALLISTHDVDFARNFADHVAVLARGVLVEYGDAATVLTEPQHTATRALLSAPAER; translated from the coding sequence ATGAGCGCACCGCTCGAAATCCGCGGCCTCTCCGCGCGGCGTGGCGACCAGGAGGTGCTGCGCGGCGTCGACCTCGACGTCGCCCCCGGCGAGATCTGCGCGCTGATGGGAGTCTCCGGTGCAGGCAAGTCGACCGTGCTGCGGTCGATTGCCGCACTGCAGCCGTTCAGCGCCGGCCACATTCGCATCGGCGACGTCACCCTCGCGCCGGGCGCGCTCCCGGGCGAGGCACGCCTGCGCCCGCTGCGACGCAAGGTCGGGATGGTCTTCCAGGCGCATGCCCTCTTCGAACACCTCACGGTGCTCGACAACCTGACGCTCGCACCGATGCACGCGTTAGGCTGGCCCCAGGCGCGCGCCGAGGAGGTGGCGCGCGAGCTGCTCGCGTCGCTGGGGGTCCTGGAGCGCATTCACGCCCTCCCGCGCGAGCTGTCGGGCGGAGAGGCACAACGCGTCGCCATCGCCCGCGCGTTGGCCCCCGACCCGCTCGTCCTCCTCATGGACGAACCGACGTCGGCACTCGATCCCGCCCGGCGAGGCTCGTTGGGTGACACCTTGCGCACGCTGGCCCGCTCGGGACGCGCGCTCCTGATCTCCACGCACGACGTCGACTTCGCCCGCAACTTCGCCGACCACGTGGCGGTCCTCGCCAGGGGAGTCCTCGTGGAGTACGGCGACGCCGCGACAGTGCTCACGGAGCCGCAGCACACGGCGACGCGGGCGTTGTTGAGCGCGCCGGCGGAGCGATAG